GATTGTATCTAATTACACAAACTAACAAACACAAATCGACTTTTTAATTAGTGTAATTCGATACAATCCGCGGCAATTCGTGTTTATTTTTTTTAGGCCGGTGCAATTCATGCTGATAGATTACCTGCCCAAGGTTTTTCAAAAAGGGGAGGCATACAGTGGCATACTCGTATTTGTTATCATTGTAAATACCATCCTCATTTGATTGAACAACTGCTGTAAGTAAAAACTCCACGTTATTTTTAAAATCAACTATATAAGCGTTGTCAATGTTGTAGCCATAGCTGTCGCCGTATTTATTAAAAATTCTGATGTTTGCATCGGGCGCCGCGGTACTATCAGCACCATAAAACAACAGTTTGCTCATTACAGGATAATTTTGTGGCCGGTTATAGGTGGGTTTAGTACTTTCTGTGGGGAACATGCTCATATACTTGTAGATAAGCCGATAATCTGCCGGTGTTAAATTGAAGCGTTGCGCTTTGTCGAACGTTTCGGGGAAAAGCAACCGTTTTAAAACCATCTGCTGATCTGCAATGGTATAAACGTTTTTCTGGCTAAAATCAAAGGGCTGCATTATCAGTTTATCATTCTTATCCAGGTAGCCTTTGCCTTGCAGCATGTTATCCAATTGCATGGGGTAATCGCTGCTGTCATACAAGGCTGGTTTTTGGTAAACCAGCTTATCGCCATTGTAAAAATCAATAGGGTTGGTGTGTTTGGTACCCTCGCCGGTATCATTTATCGCCAACCGGCCAATAATGCGGGTATTGTTAAGCTGGTATTTTTTTAGTTTTTGGTTAATCTCTTCGCGCCCAACAAACTCATACAGCCGGTTATAGGCATCGTTATCGCTTACCAGCAGTATCTTTTTTATGTAGTTTTCTATCGATGGCAAGCCATTGGTCGACGATGTATCTGTTTTAACTTTAGTTTGTCCTGCAAAAGCGCTGTCGGTTATCATTGCCGAACTTTTTGTAAAGGCTTTAATTTTAAGCTCGTTAATTTTTTCGAGCGCGAAAATGCAGGTTGGCAGCTTTACAGTACTTGCCGGATAAAAATATCGCTTTGGATTAAGCCGATAACTGAATGATTTAAAATGCGGTATATTGTTTTTATCGCGATCAATCTGGGTATACAGGATTTGTACCTCGTTATGTGTTGGATGATTGAGGATGCCTTGAAACAACTCCGGGTGAGATTGTAGCAGATTTTTAAGGAAGGTGGTATCGGGTTGTTGGGCTAAGGTTTTTAAACCGGTTACAATCATTATTAACAGGATGCAATATTGTTTCATTATGATAAATATACGCTATGTAAACAAGTTTACCGGCATAATAACACAAATGGCCCCGTAGGAGCCATTTGTTATAAAAAACAGATAATTTGCCGGTTTAGTAGCGGAGCCCGTTATTAAACGAATTATACCTTTTTAGGGGGCAAATCAAAAGCGATTGCATCATGCTCAAAATGACCTTTATGCGACCCATCGCAAAATGGTTTGTTGGCCGATAAGCCACAACGGCAGATAGAAACTATTGTTCTGCCTTGTAAGCCATAGTTATTGCCCTGCATATCTACAATTTCAAAATCGCCGTCGATTTTTACAGATCCGTTGTTATTAATAGTAAGTTTAGTTGTTGCCATAAGTTAAATTTTGGCGCAAAGTTAACCAATGCAATGGCCTTTAAAGGTGCTATTTGCTATTTAGAAGGGTTCCTGATTGGGGCTGCGGATATAATCAGGAGTCAAGAATCAAGACAAAGACAGCGCATAACCTGGCCTTTTATTTTTGCTGGCCACAAATGACAAAATGATGATGCGCAATATCCGCGCTACAGAGACAGATGTTTTAGTTTTGTTATATGCGATAAAGGCTTACGGCCTTTTGCTTTAAACTTTCTGCTTAAAATTACACTATGGAATACAGACAATTAGGAGCATCTGGATTGAGGGTGCCCGTATTAAGTTTCGGAACGGCCACGTTTGGCGGCGGCAACGAATTTTTTAAAGCCTGGGGCAATACACAGGTTGATGATGCCAAAGAACTAATTAATTTATGCCTTGATGCCGGCGTCAATTTTTTTGATACCGCGAATATATACTCAAAGGGTTTATCGGAAGAGATATTAGGCAAGGCATTGGAAGGGCTGCGTAACGAGGTACTCATCAGCACAAAGGCCACACTTCCTATGGGCGATGGTGTTAACGATTATGGTTCATCGCGCCTGCATTTAATAAAGCAGGCAGAAGATAGCCTTAAACGCCTGCAAACCGACCATATAGATATTTACCACATGCATAGCTTTGATGCCACAACCCCGGTGGAAGAAACCTTGCGCGCGCTTGATGACCTGGTAACCAGCGGCAAGGTACGTTATATTGCCTGTTCAAACTTTTCGGGCTGGCATTTAATGAAATCGCTGTCGGTATCTGAACGTTATGGCTGGAGCAGGTACATTGCCAACCAGGCTTATTATTCGTTGTTAGACCGGGAATTTGAATGGGAGCTGATGCCTTTAGCTATTGATCAAAATGTGAGTACCATAGTTTGGAGCCCGTTGGCATCGGGCAAAGTGAGCGGTAAATTCAGGAGGGGGCAACCCATACCGGCAGATTCCAGAACCGTACAAGGTGGCGCTCATGGCCCGGCAACCAACTTCGATCGCTTGTACAATATTGTTGATGTTTTGGATGAAGTGGCCGAAGAAACAGGTAAATCTGTAGCACAAGTTTCAATTAACTGGCTGTTGCAACGGCCAACCGTTGCCAATATCATCATAGGCGCACGTAACCAGGAACAGCTAAAACAGAACCTGGGTGCAGTAGGTTGGAATTTAACTACCGACCAGATAAAAAAATTAGATGCCGCCAGCGATTTGACTCCAATATATCCGTACTGGCACCAGCGCCAGAACCCCAAACTCATACCTCCGCCAATACAATACTAATATAATTATCTATTTAAGCATCTATAGCGACAGGTTTAAAACCTGCCGCTATAGATGTGAAAGTCACGCGTTTTTTTACGTAAAAACACGTGTAGGAATTACTCAAATACCGTGTTTCTACTAATCTGATAACAACAGGGGATGCCTATTTTTACAAAGTAGACAGTTAATAGTTAATAATTTAATGCTCCTAAACACTATCCTTTAAAAACAAGCCACTTTTCTGCCGGCTTGTTTTTTTGTTTTTCAGGCAAGCCGATTAGGTTAGCAACGTATTGACGTAACAGCTAAATTACAATGGTATTCAAAAAAAACAGCCTGTTTTCTTCGAAGCTTTACAAAACTTAGCTAATTTGCCTGCCTGCCCCCGCGGGCAATTACAGTAAACCAATTTAGCTGTTACCTATGCTTAACCGAAGACAGTTCATTCAGAATACGTCAGTTGCCGGGACAAGTTTTTTACTTGCGCCCCAACTTTCAAAGGCGGCCGGTTTTTTCAAAGGCTCGCCCAATGAAAAAGTAGTTTTAGGCTCTATGGGCACCAATAGCCGCGGCCTTTACCTGGCACAGAGCTATGCTAAAATTCCTAATGTAGAGATAGGATATATCTGCGATGTGGACTCCAAAGTAGTGGACAGAACCATTGAAGAGATTTATAAAATAACAGGCAAACGGCCAAAGGGAATTACCGATATCCGCAAAATGCTGGAAATAAAAGATATCGACGCCGTTGTTGTTGCCCCGCCCGATCATTGGCACGCCCCGGCAACCATTATGGCCTGCCAGGCCGGCAAACATGTTTATGTTGAAAAGCCCTGCAGCCATAACCCACACGAGGGCGAAATGGCTGTTGAGGCCGCAAAAAAATACAATCGGCTGGTGCAAATGGGTAGTCAGCGGCGCTCGTTCTCCAACGTGCAGGCCATGGTAAAGGAATTGCATGACGGTGTTATTGGCCGTACCTATTACGCCAAAGGCTGGTATACCAACCACAGGCTGAGCATTGGGCATGGCAAGCAAGTGCCCGTGCCGGCAAATTTAAATTACGACCTGTGGCAGGGCCCGGCCCCACGGAAGCCCTACCAGGATAACCTGATACACTATAACTGGCACTGGTTTTGGAACTGGGGAACCGGCGAGGCGTTGAACAACGGTACCCACGAACTGGATGTGATCCGCTGGGGTTTGGGGGTTGATTATCCTAACAAAGTAGTATCCACCGGCGGCCGCTTCCATTTTAATGACGATTGGCAAACGCCCGATACGCAGAATATCCTGTATAATTTCCCCAACAATACGGCTGCCGAGTGGGAAAGCCGGAGTAGTAATGGTTTTAATATCGAGCAGTTAAGCCGCGGGGTGGTATTTTATGGCGATAAAGGTACCCTGTTTTACGGCAGCGGCAATGGCTACCAGGTTTACGATGGCGATAACAAGCTGGTAAAAGAAGTAAAAGACGATACCAAAGTTGACGGCACTAACAAAGTTAGCCCTACCGAGGCGCTTGATGGTTTTCACCTGAAGAATTTTATCGATGGTGTAAGGGGAGTAGCGCCACTGAACTGCCCCATCGAAATTGGTTTTAAATCAACCTTGTTGCCGCAGTTAGGCAATATATCATACCGCGTTGACCGCGTGCTGCACATTAATCCAACTAACGGCCATATCCTAAACGACCCTGAAGCCCAAAAACTTTGGAGCCGGGAATATGAAAAAGGCTGGGAGGTGAAGGTGTAAAACGCCATTATTGCCTCATTCCTCACCAGTATGTCATTGCGAGGAACGAAGCAATCCCGTAGAAATGCATCTCCGCCAAGTAAGCGAAGAGGTTGCCGCGCTACGCTCGCAATGACATAGTTTAATAATTTGAATAACAATACCATAACATGAAAAAATACATCTATCCCTTAGCTCTTTTACTTGCAACAGCGTCATTAACCCAGGCGCAAACCAAAATATTTGATGGCAAAACGCTTAAAGGCTGGAAACGCCTTGCCGGTACCGCGGATTATAAGGTAGAAGACGGGGCTATTGTGGGCACCACCGTGTTAAACTCTGGCAACACCTTTTTGGTTACCGAAAAAGAATACGGCGATTTTATTTTAGAGTTGGATGCCAAAATAGAAAGCAAACTGAGCAACTCTGGTGTGCAAACACGTAGCCATTATAACCCTGCCGGTCACGATGGCAAGGGGCTGGTTTATGGCCGCCAGTTTGAGATTGATCCATCGGATCGTAAATGGACAGGTGGTATTTATGACGAAGGACGCCGCGACTGGTTGTACCCACTTGATTTGAATGCCGCTGCCAAAGATGCCTTTAAAGTGGGCGAGTACAATCACATCCGCATTGAGTGCATTGGTAACGAAATGAAAACCTGGGTAAACGGAATCCCAACTGCTGATGTGGTGGATACCATAGACACTAAAGGCTTCATTGCCTTACAGGTTCACGCGGTGAGCGACGAAAAACAAGCCGGTAAAAAAGTATATTTCAAAAACTTTAACCTGCAAACTACCAATCTAAAATCAAAGCCGTTTCCTAAAAATGTGTATGTTGTGAACCTGCAACCCAACAGTATCACCGCTGCCGAAAAAGCCGCCGGTTGGAAGCTGTTATATGATGGTAAAACCAGTGCCGGCTGGCGTGGTGCAACCCTCAAAACTTTCCCTAACCATGGCTGGGAGGTAGCCAACGGAACTATGCATGTGCTGCCATCTGCCGGTAAAGAAGAATCGGGCGGTGGTGATGTGGTTACTGATGACAATTATAGCGCCTTCGACCTTTCGTTTGAGTTTAAGCTGACTCCGGGGGCCAACAGCGGTGTTAAATACTTTGTTACCCTGAGTGAAGTCACTACAGGATCAGCAATAGGCCTGGAGTACCAGGTATTGGATGATAAACTGCATCCCGATGCCAAACTTGGCCGCGATGGCGACAGAACGCTGGCTTCATTATATGACCTTATTAAGGCAAATAAACCGGAGCGCTTTGTACACCCGATAGGAGCATGGAACATTGGCAGGGTAGTGGTTTATCCTAATAATCACGTTGAGCACTACCTGAACGGAGTTAAAGTATTAGAATACGAGCGTGGTTCAAAAGCATTTAAAGACCTGGTTGCCATTAGTAAATATACCATATGGAAAAACTTTGGCGAAGCCCCTCAAGGACACTTATTGTTACAGGATCATGGTAATGAGGTGTTTTTCAGGAGTATAAAAGTTAGGGCCCTATAGAAAAACCGTCTCAAGTCTCCCTCCAAAGGCGAGACTTGAGACGGGATTATGCTTAATACCCTACTGTAAACCTTCTTTTTACAAATTCGTTGTTTTCCAGTTCATTTAAAATAGCAACGGCCAGGTCTTCAACCGTGATTTCGTGTTGGCCTTTATCGTTAAATATTGGTTCATCGGTACCGGTACGGAATTTGCCTGTGCGCTCGCCGGGGTGCAGGTTAATGGCGGGGCTTAAAAATGTCCAATCCAATTCATCTTCTTTTTTTAGGATGTTCAGGTAATCGCGTGCCGCTGTAGCCCCTGCTTTCCACTCGGCAGGGAATTGAGGGCTATCAACCAATTGTACACCCGGTGCCACGTATAAACTACCCGCGCCGCCAACAACCAATAAGCGCTTAACGCCCGATTGTTTTACAGCCTGTTGTATCGCTTCGCTGCCTTTTAAGAAATCATCATAAAGGTTTGGATTTGTCCAGCCGGCGTTAAAAGCGCTAACTACTGCGTCATGGCCTTTAAGGGCCGCTGCCAAATTATCGGTATCCCAAATATCAGCTGTTACCGTCGTAAGCTTATCGTTATTAATACCAGCTGCCTGAGGGTTACGGGCGATAGCAGTTACCTCATATCCGCGTTGTAACGCTTCGTTTAATACAGCTTTGCCTACAAAGCCTGTAGCGCCTATTAGTGCTAATTTCATAATTGTTGTTATTTTTATTGTAATTTAATTTGTTACAGTTTTGTTTAAATTTTTTTACTCGAATTTGCTGCTGAAATCAGCCAGTGTCATCGTTTTTAGTTTGTCAAATATGGTTGTATCAACCTCGTCGGCCAAATCATCCAGGTGCTTACTTATTTGCTTACCTATGGAGCAGGCTGGGTTGGGTTTATTTTTTGCCTGACCCAAAGCCGGTGCAACTTTTACAGCCTTATACACATCACTGAAGCGAATTTTATCGGGCGGCAGGTTAAGGCTATATCCGCCGGCCTTACCTTCCTTACTGGCTATTAATCCGTATTTACGCAGGTTGCTAATCTCTTTACGTACCAATACAGGGTTGATATTGATGCTGCCGGCAATATAATCAGACGGCAATAGCTCACCCGGCTGCGCATTGAGTAGGGTGAGAATGTGTATCGCTATTTGAAATTGCCCGTTCATCTGTAATTAAAATTATTACAGTACAAAGATACGACTGTAATCGATAATTGCAATAGGTTTTAACTGTTATTTTTAAAATTACAGTTTTAGGCACAAAAAAAATAACAGGGTTATAGCTTTGGCCAACTCTACCGCTCAATATTAGAACGCTCCGTAATATTTGTTTATCGACGAATTGGGTTGCCACCTCGTTGCCTGCATGATACCAGGCATATAATTGTTTCGGATTTTATTTGTACAAAACCCGGTAGGGCACCACAAAAAAATGTAAAAGAATGTTTCGCTATAAAGAATCCCGATTATTTTACAACTTTGAACGGTTAATAGTTTGCGCTCGGCTATACTTAAAAAGGTGGATTGAAACTTGTTTAGTGCCCTGTAACGCAGATAATTGCGATTTGTTTTATCGGGTTGCGCTTTTAAATAAAATATTGTGCAAATTAGTTGATAATTAGCGTGATAATAAATATTATTGTAAGGTAATTAACTTTTGCGAAACCTTTATTATTATTCGAATTAAATGAAGACACTTGGAAAAAAAATCAGACTATTACGTCATCAAAAAGGGTGGAGCCAGGAGGATGTTGCAAAGCGGTTAGATATTTCCATTCCCGCATTCTCAAAAATTGAGACCGGGATAACGGATATTAACTTATCAAGGCTTGAGCAAATAGCAACTTTGTTCGAAATGTCGGTGGTTCAGCTACTTACATTCAATGATGCCGAACAGGATCAAAAATTTGTTAACGAATTGGAAACAGTTAACAAACGTTTAATGGATCGTGAAACCGAAGTTATCGATCTGCAAAAAAAGGTGATTGAGCTGTTTGAAGAGCTTAGGCACTCAAAAGCTACCGCATAAATTTAAGCCCGGGTGCAACCGGGCTTGTTTAAAATGTGCAACGCATTGTTAAGTGTTTTTTGCCAAATGTAGCTCCAACAGCCGCATGAATGGCAATCATTTTCTCATTAAAATCCCCAACCCACGACAATTCCAGTTCATCGTATTGCTTTAAAGGTAAAACATACTCTTTAAGTTTGATGAATATGGCCGATTCGAGCCCGTGTTTCTGGTATTTTTGTTTGGTGCCCATCACTATCGCCCGCATACGCGATACGCCTTTCCAACGATAATATAAAAATTTAAGCTTACCAATCAGGTCCAGTTTGCCGTTTAGTGGCTTAAGCATCTGGTTGGCATCGGGCAAAATTATAATAAATGCAGCCGGTTCATCATCAATGTACGCAAACCAGATCAATTTTTCGTCCATTAGGGGCTTCATTTTTTTAAAGCTTTCGGCAATGGTGGCCTGGGTAATTGGAACAAAGTTTTCAAAATCCTGCCAGGCATCGTTATAAATCTCGATAAAATCGGCAGCAAACTTTTCCATCTTTTTTATCTCGAAATGCCTGAAATCGTACCCGGGCTTTTTAATAACCCAATTGGCAATTTTTGTAAAGCGCTCAGAAAAAGGCTTGTTTACATCCAGGTGATTGGTAATTTGCTCATACAGTGTTTTAAAGCCGTAATCTTCAAAAAATGCCCGGTAGTACGGAAAATTATAGTTCATGCCGTAGGAGGGGTGGGTGAAGCCCTCAACCAGCAATCCCCAAAAATTATCATTCTCGCCAAAATTAATGGGCCCGTCCATGGCTTGCATGCCATTATCCTGCAACCATTTTTTTGCGGTATCAAATAGCAGGAAAGCTGCCTTTTTATCGTTGATGCATTCAAAAAAGCCCATGCCACCAGTTGGCTGCTCATAATGATAGGCCTTTTTATTATTGATGAAGGCAGCAACACGGCCTATCACCTTGCCGTTATCATCTTTAAGAATCCAGCGGGTACACTTGCCATCCTGGTGAAAATTGTTTTTAGCCGCATCAAATACGGCTTCAATATCATTATCCAGCGGGCAAACCCAGTTTTTGTCATTCTTGTATAACGTACGTGCAAGGTTTAAAAATGCTTTTTTTGATGCTTTATCTTTTACTTGGGTTATAATCATAGGAGGACTAAATATAAAAAAAGCATTCAGGGCATGTGCTGAATGCTTTACAAATGGAACTATGTATGGTTAACGATTAAAAATCGTCGTCATCGTCGTCATCAAATGAATCATAACCTCTGCCCAGATCGTCATCTAAAGGGCCGTCAAAATCATCATCATCGTCCTCAACTTTTTTCTTTTTTGAGTCGAGACTCAGATCGTCGTCGTCATCAAGGTCGTCATCAGAATTGTCGATCTTCTTAGTGGTTGGTTTTTTTGGCGCTCCCATTGTAATGGATTTTATTTGTAAAACTTTGTCAATAATACTTTAAATCGGGCAAAAAGCAGGAATTTTTTTAGAAGCTTTTATTTCCCATTTCAATAGTAAAAATAATCAAAATCATTTTTATTAAAAACATGAAATAAAAATTATTCTGTTTGTTCGCCAATGGCTACCGATGTGCTTGTAAAATCCTTAATCTGAGGTAATTCCTGTATGCTGTTAATTCCAAAATAGTC
The genomic region above belongs to Mucilaginibacter sp. KACC 22773 and contains:
- a CDS encoding serine hydrolase encodes the protein MKQYCILLIMIVTGLKTLAQQPDTTFLKNLLQSHPELFQGILNHPTHNEVQILYTQIDRDKNNIPHFKSFSYRLNPKRYFYPASTVKLPTCIFALEKINELKIKAFTKSSAMITDSAFAGQTKVKTDTSSTNGLPSIENYIKKILLVSDNDAYNRLYEFVGREEINQKLKKYQLNNTRIIGRLAINDTGEGTKHTNPIDFYNGDKLVYQKPALYDSSDYPMQLDNMLQGKGYLDKNDKLIMQPFDFSQKNVYTIADQQMVLKRLLFPETFDKAQRFNLTPADYRLIYKYMSMFPTESTKPTYNRPQNYPVMSKLLFYGADSTAAPDANIRIFNKYGDSYGYNIDNAYIVDFKNNVEFLLTAVVQSNEDGIYNDNKYEYATVCLPFLKNLGQVIYQHELHRPKKNKHELPRIVSNYTN
- a CDS encoding CDGSH iron-sulfur domain-containing protein → MATTKLTINNNGSVKIDGDFEIVDMQGNNYGLQGRTIVSICRCGLSANKPFCDGSHKGHFEHDAIAFDLPPKKV
- a CDS encoding aldo/keto reductase, whose product is MEYRQLGASGLRVPVLSFGTATFGGGNEFFKAWGNTQVDDAKELINLCLDAGVNFFDTANIYSKGLSEEILGKALEGLRNEVLISTKATLPMGDGVNDYGSSRLHLIKQAEDSLKRLQTDHIDIYHMHSFDATTPVEETLRALDDLVTSGKVRYIACSNFSGWHLMKSLSVSERYGWSRYIANQAYYSLLDREFEWELMPLAIDQNVSTIVWSPLASGKVSGKFRRGQPIPADSRTVQGGAHGPATNFDRLYNIVDVLDEVAEETGKSVAQVSINWLLQRPTVANIIIGARNQEQLKQNLGAVGWNLTTDQIKKLDAASDLTPIYPYWHQRQNPKLIPPPIQY
- a CDS encoding Gfo/Idh/MocA family protein → MLNRRQFIQNTSVAGTSFLLAPQLSKAAGFFKGSPNEKVVLGSMGTNSRGLYLAQSYAKIPNVEIGYICDVDSKVVDRTIEEIYKITGKRPKGITDIRKMLEIKDIDAVVVAPPDHWHAPATIMACQAGKHVYVEKPCSHNPHEGEMAVEAAKKYNRLVQMGSQRRSFSNVQAMVKELHDGVIGRTYYAKGWYTNHRLSIGHGKQVPVPANLNYDLWQGPAPRKPYQDNLIHYNWHWFWNWGTGEALNNGTHELDVIRWGLGVDYPNKVVSTGGRFHFNDDWQTPDTQNILYNFPNNTAAEWESRSSNGFNIEQLSRGVVFYGDKGTLFYGSGNGYQVYDGDNKLVKEVKDDTKVDGTNKVSPTEALDGFHLKNFIDGVRGVAPLNCPIEIGFKSTLLPQLGNISYRVDRVLHINPTNGHILNDPEAQKLWSREYEKGWEVKV
- a CDS encoding 3-keto-disaccharide hydrolase, with protein sequence MKKYIYPLALLLATASLTQAQTKIFDGKTLKGWKRLAGTADYKVEDGAIVGTTVLNSGNTFLVTEKEYGDFILELDAKIESKLSNSGVQTRSHYNPAGHDGKGLVYGRQFEIDPSDRKWTGGIYDEGRRDWLYPLDLNAAAKDAFKVGEYNHIRIECIGNEMKTWVNGIPTADVVDTIDTKGFIALQVHAVSDEKQAGKKVYFKNFNLQTTNLKSKPFPKNVYVVNLQPNSITAAEKAAGWKLLYDGKTSAGWRGATLKTFPNHGWEVANGTMHVLPSAGKEESGGGDVVTDDNYSAFDLSFEFKLTPGANSGVKYFVTLSEVTTGSAIGLEYQVLDDKLHPDAKLGRDGDRTLASLYDLIKANKPERFVHPIGAWNIGRVVVYPNNHVEHYLNGVKVLEYERGSKAFKDLVAISKYTIWKNFGEAPQGHLLLQDHGNEVFFRSIKVRAL
- a CDS encoding NAD(P)-dependent oxidoreductase; translation: MKLALIGATGFVGKAVLNEALQRGYEVTAIARNPQAAGINNDKLTTVTADIWDTDNLAAALKGHDAVVSAFNAGWTNPNLYDDFLKGSEAIQQAVKQSGVKRLLVVGGAGSLYVAPGVQLVDSPQFPAEWKAGATAARDYLNILKKEDELDWTFLSPAINLHPGERTGKFRTGTDEPIFNDKGQHEITVEDLAVAILNELENNEFVKRRFTVGY
- a CDS encoding Rrf2 family transcriptional regulator, which encodes MNGQFQIAIHILTLLNAQPGELLPSDYIAGSININPVLVRKEISNLRKYGLIASKEGKAGGYSLNLPPDKIRFSDVYKAVKVAPALGQAKNKPNPACSIGKQISKHLDDLADEVDTTIFDKLKTMTLADFSSKFE
- a CDS encoding helix-turn-helix domain-containing protein translates to MKTLGKKIRLLRHQKGWSQEDVAKRLDISIPAFSKIETGITDINLSRLEQIATLFEMSVVQLLTFNDAEQDQKFVNELETVNKRLMDRETEVIDLQKKVIELFEELRHSKATA
- a CDS encoding GNAT family N-acetyltransferase codes for the protein MIITQVKDKASKKAFLNLARTLYKNDKNWVCPLDNDIEAVFDAAKNNFHQDGKCTRWILKDDNGKVIGRVAAFINNKKAYHYEQPTGGMGFFECINDKKAAFLLFDTAKKWLQDNGMQAMDGPINFGENDNFWGLLVEGFTHPSYGMNYNFPYYRAFFEDYGFKTLYEQITNHLDVNKPFSERFTKIANWVIKKPGYDFRHFEIKKMEKFAADFIEIYNDAWQDFENFVPITQATIAESFKKMKPLMDEKLIWFAYIDDEPAAFIIILPDANQMLKPLNGKLDLIGKLKFLYYRWKGVSRMRAIVMGTKQKYQKHGLESAIFIKLKEYVLPLKQYDELELSWVGDFNEKMIAIHAAVGATFGKKHLTMRCTF